A DNA window from Coffea arabica cultivar ET-39 chromosome 6c, Coffea Arabica ET-39 HiFi, whole genome shotgun sequence contains the following coding sequences:
- the LOC113691698 gene encoding protein yippee-like At3g11230 produces the protein MGRLFLTNLEGNHYSCKHCHAHLALTDDLISRSFHSKHGKAYLFDKAVNVTIGEKEERMMMTGMHTVVDIFCVGCGSLVGWKYESAFEKSQKYKEGKYILERFKVLGPDGSPYVFSQDGQFLESDTDDG, from the exons ATGGGAAGGCTATTCTTGACCAATCTGGAAGGAAACCACTACAGTTGCAAGCACTGTCATGCCCATCTTGCTCTTACTGATGACCTCATCTCCAGG TCTTTTCACTCCAAACATGGGAAGGCTTATCTCTTTGACAAGGC TGTGAATGTGACCATTGGCGAGAAAGAAGAGCGGATGATGATGACTGGGATGCACACTGTGGTTGACATATTCTGTGTGGGTTGTGGCTCGCTTGTTGGGTGGAAATAT GAATCTGCTTTTGAAAAGAGCCAAAAGTACAAGGAAGGAAAATATATCCTTGAAAG GTTTAAGGTGTTGGGTCCTGATGGAAGTCCCTATGTCTTCAGCCAAGATGGTCAGTTTTTGGAAAGTGATACAGATGATGGTTGA